From Streptomyces griseorubiginosus, one genomic window encodes:
- a CDS encoding bacterial proteasome activator family protein, with the protein MEMPRNEGSPESPQILVVGQDGMALGGGGDEDSREVPVTEMVEQPAKVMRIGSMIKQLLEEVRAAPLDEASRARLKEIHSSSVKELEDGLAPELVEELERLSLPFNDDATPSDAELRIAQAQLVGWLEGLFHGIQTTLFAQQMAARAQLESMRRALPPGVGGHEDGADPRAGGRSGGPYL; encoded by the coding sequence ATGGAGATGCCGAGGAACGAAGGTTCGCCGGAAAGCCCCCAGATCCTGGTCGTGGGTCAGGACGGGATGGCACTGGGCGGCGGGGGTGACGAGGACTCCCGCGAGGTTCCGGTCACGGAGATGGTCGAGCAGCCCGCGAAGGTCATGCGGATCGGCAGCATGATCAAGCAGCTGCTCGAAGAGGTGCGCGCGGCTCCCCTCGACGAGGCCAGCCGGGCTCGCCTCAAGGAGATCCATTCCAGCTCGGTGAAGGAGCTGGAGGACGGGCTGGCCCCGGAGCTCGTGGAGGAGCTGGAGCGGCTCTCCCTGCCCTTCAACGACGACGCCACCCCGAGCGACGCGGAACTGCGCATCGCGCAGGCCCAGTTGGTGGGCTGGCTGGAGGGTCTCTTCCACGGGATCCAGACCACCCTGTTCGCCCAGCAGATGGCCGCGCGGGCCCAGCTGGAGTCGATGCGCCGCGCCCTCCCGCCGGGCGTCGGCGGCCACGAGGACGGCGCCGACCCGCGCGCGGGCGGCCGCTCGGGCGGACCGTACCTGTAA
- a CDS encoding NAD(P)H-quinone oxidoreductase: MYAITIPEPGGPEALVWSEVPDAVAGEGEVLVDVVAGAVNRADILQRQGFYDPPPGASPYPGLECSGRIAALGPGVSGWAVGDEVCALLGGGGYAEKVAVPAGQLLPVPKGVDVTRAAALPEVVCTVWSNVFMVSHLRPGETLLVHGGSSGIGTMAIQLAKAVGAKVAVTAGTRAKLDRCAELGADVLINYREQDFVEEVRKATDGAGADVILDNMGAKYLDRNVRALAVNGRLAIIGMQGGVKGELNIAALLNKRAAISATSLRARPAAEKTAIVAAVREHVWPLLDAGHIRPVVDRELPMSDAAAAHRVVEESGHIGKVLLVTS, encoded by the coding sequence ATGTATGCGATCACGATTCCTGAACCCGGTGGGCCCGAGGCGTTGGTCTGGAGCGAGGTGCCGGATGCCGTGGCCGGTGAGGGGGAGGTGCTGGTCGACGTCGTGGCCGGGGCCGTCAACCGCGCCGACATCCTCCAGCGGCAGGGCTTCTACGACCCGCCGCCCGGCGCCTCCCCCTACCCCGGCCTGGAGTGCTCCGGACGGATCGCCGCGCTCGGCCCCGGGGTCTCCGGCTGGGCCGTGGGCGACGAGGTGTGCGCGCTGCTCGGGGGCGGCGGCTACGCCGAGAAGGTCGCGGTGCCGGCCGGGCAGCTGCTGCCCGTGCCCAAGGGCGTCGACGTGACGCGGGCGGCCGCGCTCCCCGAGGTGGTCTGCACGGTCTGGTCGAACGTGTTCATGGTCTCCCACCTGCGCCCCGGCGAGACGCTCCTCGTGCACGGCGGCTCCAGCGGCATCGGCACGATGGCCATCCAGCTCGCGAAGGCCGTGGGGGCCAAGGTCGCGGTGACCGCGGGCACGCGGGCGAAGCTGGACCGCTGCGCCGAGCTCGGCGCGGACGTCCTGATCAACTACCGCGAGCAGGACTTCGTCGAGGAGGTCAGGAAGGCGACCGACGGGGCCGGCGCCGACGTCATCCTCGACAACATGGGCGCGAAGTACCTCGACCGCAACGTCAGGGCGCTCGCCGTCAACGGGCGGCTCGCGATCATCGGCATGCAGGGCGGCGTCAAGGGCGAGCTCAACATCGCCGCGCTGCTGAACAAGCGGGCCGCGATCAGCGCGACCTCGCTGCGGGCGCGGCCGGCGGCCGAGAAGACGGCGATCGTGGCGGCCGTACGGGAGCATGTGTGGCCGTTGCTGGACGCCGGGCACATCCGTCCCGTCGTCGACCGGGAGCTGCCGATGAGCGACGCGGCCGCCGCGCACCGGGTCGTCGAGGAGAGCGGGCACATCGGCAAGGTCCTGCTGGTCACGTCCTAA
- a CDS encoding ATP-binding cassette domain-containing protein has protein sequence MSQHTSPLAIETAGLVKTFGETRAVDGVDLAVPAGTVYGVLGPNGAGKTTTVKMLATLLRPDGGEAHVFGHDVVREADEVRGRVSLTGQYASVDEDLTGLENLVLLGRLLGHHKKAARVRAGQLLEAFGLTEAAGKQVKHYSGGMRRRIDIAASILNTPELLFLDEPTTGLDPRSRNQVWDIVRAVVAQGTTVLLTTQYLDEADQLASRIAVIDHGKVIAEGTKGELKASVGAGTVHLRLRDGERRPEAAEILRRSLEAQVQLEPDTVALTARLGSAAGDTAAEQASRALAELARTGITVDNFSLGQPSLDEVFLALTGHPTDDTDAEEMAA, from the coding sequence ATGAGCCAGCACACGTCACCCCTGGCGATCGAGACCGCGGGCCTCGTGAAGACGTTCGGTGAGACCAGGGCCGTCGACGGAGTCGACCTGGCGGTGCCGGCCGGCACGGTCTACGGCGTCCTCGGCCCGAACGGCGCCGGCAAGACCACCACCGTGAAGATGCTCGCCACCCTGCTGCGCCCCGACGGCGGCGAGGCCCACGTCTTCGGCCACGACGTCGTCCGCGAGGCCGACGAGGTCCGCGGCCGGGTCAGCCTCACCGGCCAGTACGCCTCCGTCGACGAGGATCTCACCGGCCTCGAGAACCTGGTCCTGCTCGGCCGTCTCCTCGGCCATCACAAGAAGGCCGCACGCGTGCGTGCCGGTCAGCTCCTGGAAGCCTTCGGACTGACGGAAGCCGCCGGAAAGCAGGTCAAGCACTACTCGGGCGGCATGCGGCGCCGTATCGACATCGCCGCGTCCATCCTCAACACCCCCGAGCTGCTCTTCCTCGACGAGCCGACCACCGGGCTCGACCCGCGCAGCCGCAACCAGGTCTGGGACATCGTGCGCGCGGTCGTCGCCCAGGGCACCACCGTGCTGCTGACCACGCAGTACCTGGACGAGGCCGACCAGCTGGCCTCCCGGATCGCCGTCATCGACCACGGCAAGGTGATCGCCGAGGGCACCAAGGGCGAGCTGAAGGCCTCCGTGGGCGCCGGCACCGTACATCTGCGGCTACGGGACGGCGAACGGCGGCCCGAGGCGGCGGAGATCCTACGACGGTCCCTGGAGGCCCAGGTGCAGCTGGAACCGGACACCGTCGCGCTGACGGCCCGGCTCGGTTCGGCGGCCGGTGACACGGCGGCCGAGCAGGCCTCCCGGGCCCTCGCGGAGCTGGCCCGCACCGGCATCACCGTCGACAACTTCTCGCTGGGCCAGCCCAGCCTGGACGAGGTGTTCCTCGCCCTCACCGGACACCCCACCGACGACACCGACGCCGAGGAGATGGCGGCATGA
- a CDS encoding ABC transporter permease — protein MSTVTQAEAKDLAPVSAESLAALLVAGERPPRPSALSASLTFGWRAVLKIKHVPEQLFDVTAFPIMMVLMYTYLFGGALAGSPKEYIQFLLPGILVMSVVMITMYTGVSVNTDIEKGVFDRFRSLPIWRPSTMVGYLLGDALRYTIASVVMLTVGIILGYRPDGGFAGVLAGIALLVVFSFAFSWIWTMFGLLLRTEKSVMGVSMMVIFPLTFLSNVFVDPKTMPGWLQAFVNNSPITHLSSAVRGLMAGDWPADEIAWSLGWAGLFVAVFGPVTMRLYNRK, from the coding sequence ATGAGCACCGTGACCCAGGCAGAGGCGAAGGACCTCGCCCCCGTCAGTGCCGAGTCGCTGGCCGCGCTGCTCGTCGCCGGGGAGCGGCCGCCGCGCCCGAGCGCGCTGTCGGCGTCGCTGACCTTCGGCTGGCGGGCCGTCCTCAAGATCAAGCACGTGCCGGAGCAGCTCTTCGACGTCACCGCGTTCCCGATCATGATGGTGCTGATGTACACGTACCTGTTCGGGGGCGCCCTGGCCGGCTCCCCGAAGGAGTACATCCAGTTCCTGCTGCCCGGCATCCTCGTCATGTCGGTCGTGATGATCACGATGTACACCGGGGTCTCGGTCAACACCGACATCGAGAAGGGTGTCTTCGACCGGTTCCGTTCGCTGCCCATCTGGCGGCCGTCGACGATGGTCGGCTATCTCCTCGGCGACGCCCTGCGCTACACCATCGCGTCCGTCGTGATGCTCACCGTCGGCATCATCCTCGGCTACCGCCCGGACGGCGGCTTCGCCGGTGTGCTCGCCGGGATCGCGCTCCTCGTGGTCTTCTCGTTCGCGTTCTCGTGGATCTGGACGATGTTCGGGCTGCTGCTGCGCACCGAGAAGTCGGTGATGGGCGTCAGCATGATGGTGATCTTCCCGCTGACCTTCCTGTCCAACGTCTTCGTGGACCCGAAGACCATGCCGGGCTGGCTCCAGGCCTTCGTCAACAACAGCCCGATCACCCATCTGTCCTCGGCGGTGCGCGGACTGATGGCGGGCGACTGGCCCGCCGACGAGATCGCCTGGTCGCTGGGGTGGGCGGGCCTGTTCGTCGCGGTCTTCGGGCCGGTCACCATGCGGCTCTACAACCGCAAGTGA
- a CDS encoding potassium channel family protein: MKLPGHDAIARQADEHLVTHKVKLPRKVVEHPFRQVAKRVLMALLVLAATALIVYADHDGYNDNSDQSVDFLDSWYYATVTLSTTGYGDITPVSDAARLTNIFVITPLRVLFLIILVGTTLEVLTERTREEWRLNRWRSTLRDHTVVIGFGTKGRSAIQTVCATGLKKEQVVVVDPSGKAIEAATADGYAGVIGDATRSEVLKRAEVHKARKIIIATQRDDTAVLVTLTARQLNKAAKIVAAVREEENAPLLKQSGADAVITSASAAGRLLGLSVLSPAAGMVMEDLIQQGSGLDIVERPVIKAEVGRKPRETDDLVVSVLRGHRVLGYDDPAVGTLELTDRLITIVRASPGTQVAPDARPLPPMPSS; the protein is encoded by the coding sequence GTGAAACTTCCGGGCCATGACGCGATCGCCCGCCAGGCGGACGAGCATCTCGTGACCCACAAGGTGAAACTGCCGCGCAAGGTGGTGGAGCACCCGTTCCGCCAGGTCGCCAAGCGGGTGCTGATGGCCTTGCTGGTCCTGGCGGCGACCGCACTGATCGTCTACGCCGACCACGACGGCTACAACGACAACTCCGACCAGTCCGTCGACTTCCTCGACTCCTGGTACTACGCGACGGTCACGCTCTCCACCACCGGATACGGCGACATCACCCCGGTCAGCGACGCCGCCCGGCTCACCAACATCTTCGTCATCACGCCCCTGCGTGTGCTGTTCCTGATCATCCTGGTCGGCACGACGCTGGAGGTTCTCACCGAACGCACCCGGGAGGAATGGCGACTCAACCGCTGGAGGTCCACCTTGCGCGACCACACCGTCGTGATCGGCTTCGGCACCAAGGGCCGCTCCGCGATCCAGACCGTCTGCGCGACGGGACTGAAGAAGGAGCAGGTCGTGGTGGTCGACCCCAGCGGCAAGGCGATCGAGGCCGCGACCGCCGACGGCTATGCGGGGGTCATAGGGGACGCGACGCGCAGCGAGGTGCTGAAGCGGGCCGAGGTGCACAAGGCCCGGAAGATCATCATCGCGACCCAGCGGGACGACACGGCGGTACTCGTGACGCTGACGGCCCGGCAGCTCAACAAGGCCGCGAAGATCGTGGCCGCGGTGCGCGAGGAGGAGAACGCGCCCCTGCTCAAGCAGTCCGGCGCGGACGCGGTCATCACCAGCGCCAGTGCGGCGGGCCGCCTCCTCGGTCTCTCGGTGCTCAGTCCCGCGGCCGGCATGGTGATGGAGGACCTGATCCAGCAGGGCAGCGGACTCGACATCGTCGAACGGCCGGTCATAAAGGCCGAGGTGGGCCGGAAGCCGCGGGAGACGGACGACCTGGTGGTGAGCGTCCTGCGCGGCCACCGCGTGCTCGGCTACGACGATCCGGCCGTCGGGACACTGGAACTGACGGACCGGCTGATCACGATCGTGCGGGCGTCGCCGGGTACCCAGGTGGCACCCGACGCGCGCCCGCTCCCCCCGATGCCGTCGAGCTGA
- a CDS encoding molybdopterin molybdotransferase MoeA has translation MTARSLRTGESAGRAEDADELDVEEALALVRDDHDRTPGDQVPAPGGPAAGPGPRHTPGHGSAHSPGHEQRPPTRHRPDAHHKATPWPEARATAARAARALTRGARRAPVSVRLDDALGLTLAAPLDALSDLPSFDTSAMDGWAVSGPGPWAVRDEGVLAGHAEPAPLADGEAARIATGARIPPDTTAVLRSEHGQLDEKGRLHALREVAHGQDIRPRGQECRSGDQLLPPGTLVTPAVLGLAAAAGYDTLTAVPRPRVEVLVLGDELLTEGTPRDGLIRDALGPMLPPWLRALAAEVTAVRRLGDSAEALHQAVTGSTADVIITTGGTAAGPVDHVHPVLERIGAELLVDGVKVRPGHPMLLARTKENQHLVGLPGNPLAAVSGLLTLAEPLLRTLAARPAPEPYTLPLRDEAHGHPYDTRLVPVVLRGDSAVPLHYNGPAMLRGIAAADALAVVPPGGARAGQEAELLDLPWASAGIGVCFT, from the coding sequence ATGACCGCCCGGTCCCTGCGCACCGGTGAGAGCGCCGGGCGGGCCGAAGACGCCGACGAGCTCGACGTCGAGGAGGCGCTGGCCCTCGTGAGGGACGACCACGACCGCACCCCCGGCGACCAGGTGCCCGCACCGGGCGGCCCGGCCGCCGGGCCCGGGCCGCGGCACACCCCAGGACACGGCTCGGCCCACTCGCCGGGACACGAGCAGCGGCCGCCGACCAGACACCGCCCCGACGCCCACCACAAGGCCACCCCCTGGCCCGAGGCCCGCGCGACCGCCGCCCGGGCCGCCCGCGCCCTCACCCGCGGTGCCCGCCGCGCCCCCGTGTCCGTACGGCTCGACGACGCCCTCGGCCTCACCCTGGCCGCGCCCCTCGACGCCCTCAGCGACCTCCCCTCCTTCGACACCTCGGCCATGGACGGCTGGGCGGTCTCCGGACCCGGCCCCTGGGCCGTACGGGACGAGGGAGTGCTGGCCGGGCACGCCGAGCCGGCCCCCCTGGCCGACGGCGAGGCGGCCCGGATCGCCACCGGCGCCCGCATCCCCCCCGACACCACCGCCGTCCTGCGCAGCGAGCACGGCCAGCTGGACGAGAAGGGCCGGCTGCACGCCCTCCGCGAGGTGGCGCACGGCCAGGACATCCGCCCGCGCGGCCAGGAGTGCCGCAGCGGCGACCAGCTCCTGCCGCCCGGCACCCTCGTCACCCCGGCCGTCCTGGGCCTGGCCGCGGCCGCCGGCTACGACACCCTCACCGCTGTCCCCCGCCCCCGCGTCGAAGTCCTCGTCCTCGGCGACGAGTTGCTCACCGAGGGCACCCCGCGCGACGGCCTGATCCGGGACGCCCTCGGCCCGATGCTCCCGCCCTGGCTGCGCGCGCTCGCCGCCGAGGTCACCGCCGTACGGCGGCTCGGTGACTCGGCCGAAGCCCTGCACCAGGCGGTCACCGGCTCCACGGCCGACGTGATCATCACGACCGGCGGCACGGCGGCCGGTCCCGTCGACCATGTCCACCCCGTCCTCGAGCGCATCGGCGCCGAGCTCCTGGTCGACGGGGTGAAGGTGCGCCCGGGCCACCCCATGCTGCTGGCCCGCACCAAGGAGAACCAGCACCTCGTCGGCCTGCCCGGCAACCCCCTGGCGGCCGTCTCCGGCCTGCTCACGCTCGCCGAGCCGCTGCTGCGCACCCTGGCCGCCCGCCCGGCCCCGGAGCCGTACACCCTGCCCCTGAGGGACGAGGCACACGGTCACCCGTACGACACCCGGCTCGTCCCGGTCGTCCTGCGCGGCGACAGCGCGGTCCCGCTGCACTACAACGGCCCGGCCATGCTGCGGGGCATCGCGGCCGCCGACGCCCTGGCCGTCGTACCGCCCGGGGGCGCCCGGGCCGGGCAGGAGGCCGAACTGCTCGATCTGCCCTGGGCGTCCGCCGGAATCGGGGTGTGTTTCACGTGA
- a CDS encoding NTP transferase domain-containing protein gives MTAYEPPDAQDTQGTPGTPGIEAAYDVVVLAGGAARRLGGADKPAVRVGGRALLDRVLAACPDARTTVVVADPRPSAREITWAREDPPGGGPLAALDAGLRHTTARHVLVLSADLPFLQEGTVRLLLTVLRTGGADGVLLTDADGRDQPLVAAYRVPSLRIELAALAKEHGTLAGLPLRRLTGALDLTRVPDPVASFDCDTWDDIATARARIREHEHVLDEWISAVKDELGIDLDVDTGVLLHLARDAAHGVARPAAPLTTFLVGYAAARAGGDPQAVAEASRKAAALALRWAEEAEKAEGDTDTKPGETSAAAPDARPDAG, from the coding sequence GTGACCGCGTACGAGCCCCCGGACGCCCAGGACACCCAGGGCACACCGGGCACCCCCGGGATCGAAGCCGCGTACGACGTGGTCGTGCTCGCCGGGGGCGCCGCCCGGCGGCTCGGCGGCGCCGACAAGCCCGCGGTGCGGGTGGGCGGACGCGCCCTGCTCGACCGCGTCCTCGCCGCCTGCCCCGACGCCCGCACCACCGTCGTCGTCGCCGACCCCCGCCCCTCGGCCAGAGAGATCACCTGGGCCCGCGAGGACCCGCCCGGCGGCGGACCGCTGGCCGCCCTGGACGCCGGTCTGCGGCACACCACGGCCCGGCACGTCCTGGTGCTCTCCGCCGACCTGCCGTTCCTCCAGGAGGGCACCGTACGGCTGCTGCTGACCGTCCTGCGCACGGGCGGCGCCGACGGCGTGCTGCTCACCGACGCCGACGGCCGCGACCAACCGCTGGTGGCCGCGTACCGCGTGCCCTCGCTGCGCATCGAGCTCGCCGCGCTCGCGAAGGAGCACGGAACCCTCGCCGGCCTCCCCCTGCGCCGGCTGACCGGCGCGCTCGACCTCACCCGCGTCCCCGACCCCGTCGCGTCCTTCGACTGCGACACCTGGGACGACATCGCCACCGCCAGGGCACGGATCAGGGAGCATGAGCACGTGTTGGATGAATGGATTTCCGCAGTCAAGGACGAGCTGGGCATCGACCTCGACGTCGACACCGGCGTGCTGCTCCACCTCGCCCGGGACGCCGCGCACGGCGTGGCCAGGCCGGCGGCCCCGCTGACCACCTTCCTCGTCGGCTACGCGGCCGCGCGCGCGGGCGGTGATCCCCAGGCGGTCGCCGAGGCCTCCCGCAAGGCCGCGGCCCTGGCCCTGCGCTGGGCCGAAGAGGCCGAAAAGGCCGAAGGGGACACCGACACCAAGCCCGGCGAGACGTCGGCCGCCGCCCCCGACGCCCGCCCGGACGCCGGATGA
- a CDS encoding dihydrolipoamide acetyltransferase family protein, with translation MAQVLEFRLPDLGEGLTEAEIVRWLVEVGDVVAVDQPVVEVETAKAMVDVPCPYAGVVTARYGEEGSELPVGAPLITVAVGAPASDGPAQAQEGVASQSNGAGGGSQGNGSGNVLVGYGTSEAPARRRRVRREQQVLVPVDGRPARPEPPEVIEGPVPVISPLVRRLARENGLDLRELTGSGPDGLILRADVEYALRAAAPARTAPAPAATVETAPVASPGGTRVPLKGVRGAVADKLSRSRTEIPDATCWVDADATELMRARTAMNAAGGPKISLIALLARICTAALARFPELNSTVDTAAREIVRLDAVHLGFAAQTERGLVVPVVKDAHARDAESLSAEFARLTESARTGTLTPAELTGGTFTLNNYGVFGVDGSTPIINHPEAAMLGVGRIVPKPWVHEGELAVRQVVQLSLTFDHRVCDGGTAGGFLRYVADCVEQPAVLLRTL, from the coding sequence ATGGCGCAGGTGCTGGAGTTCAGGCTGCCGGACCTCGGCGAGGGCCTGACCGAAGCGGAGATCGTCCGCTGGCTGGTCGAGGTCGGCGACGTCGTCGCGGTCGACCAGCCGGTCGTCGAGGTCGAGACGGCCAAGGCGATGGTCGACGTCCCCTGCCCCTACGCCGGCGTCGTCACCGCCCGCTACGGCGAGGAGGGCAGCGAGCTTCCCGTGGGGGCGCCGCTGATCACGGTGGCCGTGGGCGCGCCGGCCTCCGACGGTCCGGCGCAGGCCCAGGAGGGCGTGGCCTCGCAGAGCAACGGCGCGGGCGGGGGCTCGCAAGGCAACGGCTCGGGCAATGTCCTGGTCGGATACGGCACGTCGGAGGCGCCCGCGCGCAGGCGCAGGGTGCGGCGGGAGCAGCAGGTGCTCGTGCCGGTGGACGGCCGGCCGGCGCGACCCGAACCTCCCGAGGTGATCGAGGGGCCCGTCCCCGTGATCTCGCCGCTGGTCCGCCGCCTCGCCCGCGAGAACGGCCTGGACCTCAGGGAACTCACCGGCTCCGGCCCCGACGGACTGATCCTGCGGGCCGACGTCGAGTACGCCCTGCGTGCCGCCGCACCGGCGCGTACGGCGCCCGCACCCGCCGCCACCGTGGAGACGGCCCCCGTGGCCTCCCCCGGAGGAACCCGCGTTCCCCTCAAGGGCGTCCGGGGCGCCGTCGCCGACAAGCTCTCCCGCAGCCGGACCGAGATCCCCGACGCCACCTGCTGGGTGGACGCCGACGCCACGGAACTCATGCGGGCCCGCACCGCGATGAACGCCGCCGGGGGGCCGAAGATCTCCCTGATCGCGCTGCTCGCCCGGATCTGCACCGCCGCCCTCGCCCGGTTCCCCGAGCTCAACTCCACCGTGGACACCGCGGCCCGGGAGATCGTGCGGCTGGACGCCGTCCACCTCGGGTTCGCCGCCCAGACCGAGCGGGGACTGGTCGTGCCCGTCGTGAAGGACGCGCACGCACGGGACGCCGAGTCGCTGTCCGCGGAGTTCGCCCGGCTCACCGAGTCGGCCCGCACCGGCACCCTCACCCCGGCGGAACTCACCGGCGGCACCTTCACGTTGAACAACTACGGCGTGTTCGGCGTCGACGGCTCCACGCCGATCATCAACCACCCCGAGGCGGCCATGCTCGGCGTCGGCCGCATCGTCCCCAAGCCATGGGTGCACGAGGGCGAGCTGGCGGTGCGCCAGGTCGTCCAGCTCTCGCTCACCTTCGACCACCGGGTCTGCGACGGCGGCACCGCGGGCGGCTTCCTGCGGTACGTGGCGGACTGCGTCGAACAGCCGGCGGTGCTGCTCCGCACGCTGTGA
- a CDS encoding alpha-ketoacid dehydrogenase subunit beta produces MTTVALKPATMAQALTRALRDAMAADPTVHVMGEDVGTLGGVFRVTDGLAKEFGEDRCTDTPLAEAGILGTAVGMAMYGLRPVVEMQFDAFAYPAFEQLISHVARMRNRTRGAMPLPITIRVPYGGGIGGVEHHSDSSEAYYMATPGLHVVTPATVADAYGLLRAAIASDDPVVVLEPKRLYWSKDSWNPDDPQTVEPIGRAVVRRPGRSATLITYGPSVPVCLEAAEAAREEGWDLEVVDLRSLVPFDDETVAASVRRTGRAVVVHESGGFGGPGGEIAARVTERCFHHLEAPVLRVAGFDIPYPPPMLERHHLPGVDRILDAVGRLQWEAES; encoded by the coding sequence ATGACGACCGTCGCCCTCAAGCCGGCCACCATGGCGCAGGCCCTCACGCGCGCGCTGCGCGACGCGATGGCCGCCGACCCCACCGTGCACGTCATGGGTGAGGACGTCGGCACCCTCGGCGGGGTCTTCCGCGTCACCGACGGGCTCGCCAAGGAGTTCGGCGAGGACCGTTGCACGGACACCCCGCTCGCCGAGGCCGGCATCCTCGGCACCGCGGTCGGCATGGCGATGTACGGGCTGCGCCCGGTCGTGGAGATGCAGTTCGACGCCTTCGCCTACCCGGCGTTCGAGCAGCTGATCAGCCATGTCGCCAGGATGCGCAACCGCACCCGCGGCGCGATGCCGCTCCCGATCACCATCCGGGTCCCCTACGGCGGCGGCATCGGCGGCGTCGAGCACCACAGCGACTCCTCCGAGGCGTACTACATGGCGACCCCGGGCCTCCATGTCGTCACCCCGGCGACCGTCGCCGACGCCTACGGCCTGCTGCGCGCGGCCATCGCCTCCGACGACCCGGTCGTCGTCCTGGAGCCCAAGCGGCTGTACTGGTCGAAGGACTCCTGGAACCCGGACGACCCGCAGACCGTTGAACCCATAGGCCGCGCGGTGGTGCGGCGCCCCGGCCGGAGCGCCACACTCATCACGTACGGGCCGTCCGTGCCCGTGTGCCTCGAAGCCGCCGAGGCCGCGCGGGAGGAGGGGTGGGACCTCGAAGTGGTCGACCTGCGCTCCCTGGTGCCGTTCGACGACGAGACGGTCGCGGCCTCCGTACGGCGGACCGGACGCGCGGTCGTCGTGCACGAGTCGGGCGGGTTCGGCGGACCGGGCGGGGAGATCGCGGCCAGGGTCACGGAGCGCTGCTTCCACCACCTGGAGGCGCCGGTGCTCAGGGTGGCCGGGTTCGACATCCCCTACCCGCCGCCGATGCTGGAGCGTCACCACCTGCCCGGAGTGGACCGGATCCTGGATGCCGTGGGGCGTCTGCAATGGGAGGCGGAGAGCTGA
- the pdhA gene encoding pyruvate dehydrogenase (acetyl-transferring) E1 component subunit alpha, translating into MTVMEQRGAYRPSPPPAWQPRTDPAPLLPDAEPRRVLGTDAAAEADPALLRRLHAELVRGRRYNTQATALTKQGRLAVYPSSTGQEACEVAAALALEDRDWLFPSYRDTLAAVARGLDPVQALTLLRGDWHTGYDPHEHRVAPLCTPLATQLPHAVGLAHAARLKGDDVVALAMVGDGGTSEGDFHEALNFAAVWQAPVVFLVQNNGFAISVPLAKQTAAPSLAHKAVGYGMPGRLVDGNDAVAVHEVLTAAVRHARAGGGPTLVEAITYRVDAHTNADDATRYRGDAEVETWRGHDPIALLEHELTERGLIDEAGLEAVRQDAEAFAAALRDGMNQDPALDPMDLFAHVYAEPTPQLREQQAQLRAELEAEQDSHGGAHR; encoded by the coding sequence ATGACGGTCATGGAGCAGCGGGGCGCGTACCGGCCATCGCCGCCGCCCGCCTGGCAGCCCCGCACGGACCCCGCGCCCCTGCTGCCCGACGCGGAGCCCCGTCGCGTCCTCGGCACCGACGCGGCCGCCGAGGCCGACCCGGCCCTGCTGCGCCGCCTGCACGCCGAGCTGGTCCGCGGTCGCCGCTACAACACCCAGGCCACCGCCCTCACCAAGCAGGGCCGGCTCGCCGTCTACCCCTCCAGCACCGGCCAGGAGGCCTGCGAGGTCGCCGCCGCGCTCGCCCTGGAGGACCGCGACTGGCTCTTCCCCAGCTACCGCGACACCCTCGCCGCCGTCGCCCGGGGCCTCGACCCCGTCCAGGCGCTGACCCTGCTGCGCGGCGACTGGCACACCGGCTACGACCCGCATGAGCACCGCGTGGCCCCCCTGTGCACCCCCCTCGCCACCCAGCTCCCGCACGCCGTCGGCCTCGCCCACGCGGCCCGCCTCAAGGGCGACGACGTGGTCGCGCTCGCCATGGTCGGCGACGGCGGCACCAGCGAGGGCGACTTCCACGAGGCGCTGAACTTCGCCGCCGTCTGGCAGGCCCCGGTGGTCTTCCTGGTCCAGAACAACGGCTTCGCGATCTCCGTCCCGCTCGCCAAGCAGACCGCGGCCCCGTCCCTGGCCCACAAGGCCGTCGGCTACGGCATGCCGGGCCGGCTGGTCGACGGCAACGACGCGGTCGCCGTGCACGAGGTCCTCACCGCCGCCGTACGCCACGCCCGCGCGGGCGGCGGACCCACCCTGGTCGAGGCGATCACCTACCGCGTGGACGCCCACACCAACGCCGACGACGCGACCCGCTACCGCGGCGACGCCGAGGTCGAGACCTGGCGCGGCCACGACCCGATCGCCCTCCTGGAGCACGAACTGACCGAGCGCGGGCTGATCGACGAGGCCGGCCTCGAAGCCGTACGCCAGGACGCCGAGGCCTTCGCCGCGGCGCTGCGCGACGGCATGAACCAGGACCCGGCCCTCGACCCCATGGACCTGTTCGCCCACGTCTACGCCGAGCCCACCCCGCAACTGCGCGAGCAGCAGGCCCAGTTGCGCGCCGAGCTGGAAGCCGAGCAGGACTCCCACGGGGGTGCGCACCGATGA